One genomic region from Bos javanicus breed banteng chromosome 14, ARS-OSU_banteng_1.0, whole genome shotgun sequence encodes:
- the LOC133260739 gene encoding ornithine decarboxylase-like: MNSFSNEEFDCYFLDEGFTAKNILDQKINEVSSDDKDAFYVADLEYILKKHLRWLKALPLVTPFYAVKCNDSRTVVKTLAAIGTGFDCVSKTEIQLVQSLGVPPEKIIYANPCKQVSQIKYAANNRVQMMTFDSEVELMKVARAHPKAKLVLRITTDDSKAVCRFSVKFGATLKKKKKKKSSFALLERAKELGIDVIGVSFHVESGCTDPETFVQAISDARCVFDMGAEVGFNMYLLEIGGGFPGSEDVKLKFEEITNVINPALDKYFPSDSGARIIAEPGRYYVASAFTLAVNIIAKKLVLKEQTGSDDEEESSEWTFMYYVNDGVYGSFNCILYDHAHVKPLLQKRPKSDEKYYSSSIWGPTCDGLDRIVERCNLPEMHVGDWMLFENMGDYTVAAASTFNGFQRPTIYYVMSGPTWQLMQQIRTQEFRPEWRSQTSVPCPCPVPRRAALGSLRFHVY; the protein is encoded by the coding sequence ATGAACAGCTTTAGTAATGAAGAGTTTGACTGCTATTTCTTGGATGAAGGCTTTACTGCCAAGAACATTCTAGAccaaaaaattaatgaagtttcTTCTGATGATAAGGATGCCTTCTATGTTGCGGACCTGGAATACATTCTGAAGAAACATCTGAGATGGTTGAAAGCTCTTCCTCTGGTCACCCCCTTTTATGCAGTCAAATGCAATGATAGCAGAACCGTAGTGAAGACACTCGCTGCCATTGGGACAGGATTTGACTGTGTCAGCAAGACTGAAATACAATTGGTGCAGAGTCTCGGGGTGCCCCCAGAGAAGATTATCTATGCAAATCCATGTAAACAAGTGTCTCAGATTAAGTATGCTGCCAATAACAGAGTCCAGATGATGACTTTTGATAGTGAAGTTGAGCTGATGAAAGTTGCCAGGGCACATCCAAAGGCCAAGTTGGTTTTGCGGATCACCACTGATGATTCCAAAGCAGTCTGTCGCTTCAGTGTTAAATTTGGTgccactctcaaaaaaaaaaaaaaaaaaaaaagctctttcgCCCTTTTGGAACGGGCGAAAGAGCTAGGTATTGATGTCATAGGTGTCAGCTTCCACGTGGAAAGTGGCTGTACTGATCCTGAGACCTTTGTGCAGGCCATCTCTGATGCCCGCTGTGTCTTTGACATGGGCGCTGAGGTTGGTTTCAACATGTATCTGCTTGAAATTGGTGGTGGCTTTCCTGGATCCGAGGATGTAAAGCTTAAATTTGAAGAGATCACCAATGTAATCAACCCAGCACTGGACAAGTATTTTCCATCAGACTCTGGAGCGAGAATCATAGCTGAGCCTGGCAGATACTATGTTGCATCAGCTTTCACGCTCGCAGTTAATATCATTGCCAAAAAACTTGTATTAAAGGAACAGACAGGTTCTGATGACGAAGAGGAGTCAAGTGAATGGACATTTATGTATTACGTGAACGATGGAGTATATGGGTCATTCAACTGTATCCTTTACGATCATGCACACGTGAAGCCTCTTCTGCAGAAGAGACCCAAATCAGATGAGAAGTATTATTCATCCAGCATCTGGGGACCGACCTGTGACGGCCTGGACCGCATTGTTGAGCGCTGTAACCTGCCCGAGATGCATGTGGGTGATTGGATGCTCTTTGAGAACATGGGTGAttacactgttgctgctgcttctacCTTCAATGGATTCCAGAGACCCACCATCTACTATGTGATGTCAGGGCCAACATGGCAACTGATGCAGCAGATCCGGACCCAGGAATTCCGCCCAGAGTGGAGGAGCCAGACGTCGGTCCCCTGCCCATGTCCTGTGCCCAGGAGAGCGGCACTCGGCAGCCTGCGCTTCCACGTATATTAA